CTTCATCTACTACGACTTCGACAAGCTCATCACCGCAGCCGACCCCGACGCCAGGCCGCCGCTCCTCGGCCTCGCCAACCGCCTCTTCGACAGCTTCGAGAAGCTGCAGGCCGCCGTCACCACCAAGGACGACGCCGACATCGGGTCCTGCTACGCTGATACCAAGCTCATCCTGCAGGAAGTCATGACAAGAATGGCCTAGcttttagctagctagctagctcgctaGGACAAacgcttctttaattttctccgaGACAACAACCCAAAATTCTATGTACATTTGGTGATACTGAGAAATATCACAGAATGGAATGCTTCTTCCCAGCAATTAGTCAGAGTAATTATGTGAATGCTCCGCGGTTTTTTTTAACAGTTTCTTGCTCTAGTTGCAGCGTTCGTTAACCAGTTAGAGTTCATTCAGTTTGGGCTTGAAGATGGTTTCACCTTCTTCAGGTAGATGTAAAGTACACGAATACAGACCACCTTCTTCAGTTAATACAGATGACCACCTTCTTCAGATAGATGTAAAGTACACGAATACAAACCACCTTCTTCAGTAAAGACAGATGACCACCTTCTTCAGACAGATGGAAAATACAGACGATGATCTCCTTTTTTGTACATTTAGAGAGGACATATTGTACTAAATGCACTGTGTAGATAAATAAATAAACCTGCTCAGGGTCAGTGTAGTTTGGGAGTATTTCTCAAGAGAGTTTTGGTAACAAAAGACATTAAAAGTTAAATTTTATTAGCTCAGAAATAGTTAATAAATGACCAATCAAAGATTGCACCTTGAAATTTCAACCTAACCATACTATTATATATTTGAAGAAATGTGAACAGGATTTGAAGTTTGCATCAATTTGGTTTTGACTAGTGTCACCTCACCTTTAGTTGTAACTAGATATTACTAAAACTCCCaatagaggaaaagaagaggaaaaCCTAGATTTTTTTGGCACTATTCATGCCTTCAGTTCAAAGGAATGGGGCTATTGAAAAATAGAGGAACTTTTCCTTTAATCTTAGTTTCAAAGGGAAAAAAAAGTAGGAATTCTAACATCCACTTGGatctccttttcaaattcctatacATGAAGAACGAGACCAAGATGCATAGTGGCATAATAGCATTCTAACTATACGATTTCATGTGGTTGACATTGATTTGAATATGTTTAGTAGGATTCTTATGTTTTTCCAATCCATGTGAACTAAACACCCAAGTTCATCAATTCTCTGTTTTGTGCATGCATTCCTATTCATGTTCATGTGTTTTCCCTATTCTCGAGTTAGAATCCTCCAAACCAAAGGCCCTATGttttttttgatgaaattttttGTATCTAGGGGAACCATTGATATCAAGAGTAAGAAGTGCAGGAGAGCAAGAGAtacaagcttgaggatgcccatgcCACCCCTAATTTGTTTCCAAGAGGATTCAAAAGGCCAATGCTCATGGAGTTTCCCAATATAGCATCACCTAATATCTAGTTTTTTCTTTAAACCAGTGCTAAACCATcaaaaaatttgcaaaatatttttctcatatcatgtactccctccgttcctaaatataagtctttttagaggtttcaaatggactacaatatacgtatgtatatagacatactttagagtgtagattcactcattttgctccgtatgtagtcacttgttgaaatctctaaaaagacttatatttgggaacagagggagtactaatgaCATACATTTCAGAGACGTGCACTAATGCAAGTCATGAGAGGCCATTAACCTGGATTAATCCTACAATAACCGCCTGCCCGAACAAGGAGTCCCGACACAACCTGCCAGAGAACAAGGGCCAGTCGACCGATGCCACAACCATGCGGGCTATACAAACGCGTATTGGTAGTTTCATTTTTTGAGCAGTCTGACAAATAGATTAAAATAATCCAGTGCCATTTATTTTCATTTGgaacactgttttttttttttggaatGGAACGCTGAAACTTAATTGGTACTCCAAATAACGGAATAGTTTCTCTAGAATTCCAAGAAAGAAAATGATAAAATTGGATAGCATCGGCCTGGCCCCGGCTATTGATTTGGGCCGTTGGTTGGGCTATCAGAATTGCATTAGGCCCGTTTCTGAGGCTCTTCCTTCCTCCCGCCCGTGTTGTTCCCTCCAAAACCAACCGACGACCAACCGCAGAAGGAATCTCTCTGCTTCGATCGGTTGCAGCGGGACGGGAGACGCTCTCCTCTGCTGTCGTCGACTATATAGCTAGcctccctcgcctcgcctcgccctcctcctctcccatccgccctctccctctcttcttcaTCTGGGGTACGTAGTGCGCCGTGCCCGTGCGCCAGCGGTTCTTGGGCGAGATGGCGGACAAGGGGAAGGGGAAAGCCGACGCCCGCTATAAGCCATGGCAGCGGCGGCGTCAGGGTGCAGCGAGGACGGAGACTGAAGCCGTCGACGACACTGCCGGTACTTCGTCGCGGACTTCAGGGCGGACGGAGACTGCCGGCGACGGCGGGACTCAGCAGGAGCTTCCACCCGGCGTCTCTTACCAGTTCAGTGGAGGTAGGTGCCCAAGAAACCGGCGTCCTTGGTTCTTGCGTTGGTGCCCGCTTCTTGGATTGTAACATCCGATCCGATGCCTTTGTTTCTTGCAGCTCCCGGTGGCGGGGGCGGGTCGGGGCTGAGCAATCAAGGTGCGTTCTCTCCCCTCCCAAGATTAATGACAAAATTCTTTCTCTCTGCTTATCCGTAAGGTTCTTGGTTCTTGACTGACGCCGGAGTTGGATTTCTTGGTTTCTGTTGTGTAATTGTGGTTGCAGCCCGTGGGAGTGCGCCCTTCGGCGGCCAGAACCAGATCGCCAACCCACAGTTCGGTGGCGGCGGGGGTGGGTCAGGAGCGGGGTACGGGGGATTCTCTCAGTTTGGTGTGTTCCCTCCCTCCCAACCCATTCTTGATTTCTGTTGCGCAAAACTCTTTCTCTCCGGTTCATCATTGACGCCGGCCGGAGTTGTATTTCTTGGTTTCTGTTGCGTAATTCTCTCTGTTGCAGCCGGTGGAGAATAAGGCTTCTTGTATTCTAATAACATCTGTGAGATTAAGCCTTGGTCTGTTGCAGCTCACGGGCACGGGGGATTCTCTCAGATGTATTCGAGGCCACCGGCGGCGATGCTCCAGCCGACTCTGGGCAATAATCCAGGTGCGTTCCCCTCCCAAGAAAAGCGCCAAATTCTGTGTCTCTGGTTCGTGCGGTTCATGGTTCGTTGACGTCCGACATTGATTTCTTGGTCTCTATTCTACTGTGCACGTAATTCTTTTGTAGCCTACACCGGGGAGGCTTCCACGGCGGCAGCCCATCCGACTGGACCGGTACGGGAGTGCACTATTTGCAAAACGCCCACAGCAGGGCTCTGGACCGCGACGACTCTGCAAGGTACACGGGTGGGAACCCCGCTGCCCCTGTGCGATGCTTGCCACAGCAAAATCTTCAGCTGGGACAGGCCTCTGCAGCATCTGCACCAATATCTTGCCACCACAGGTGGGTTGGGTGCCCAAGCAAAGCATCGTGCTCGGTTCTTGCGTTGGTGCCGGCCGGATTGTACTATACTAACAGCTAGCGGTTTCTTGCAGTTGTGGGTCGCGGCGCCGGGTCGATACATTCGTTTCTTACAGCTATCGGTCGCGCCGGCGGGTGGGATCACGGGgacttcgctctggcgatgaggtTGCTCCCGCAGCCGCCGGGCGATCAAGGTGCGTTCCCTCCCaagaaattctctctctctctctgggctCTGGCCCAGTGGCCCGTGCGTTCCTTGGTTCGTCTTCACTGACGCCGGAGTTGGATTTCTGCTGTGTGATTCTTGCGTTGCAGCCGGCGGGAGTGCGCCCTTCTTCGGCATCGACGTGCCGAGCGGCTACGTTTTCTTCTCCGGCGGCCAGAACCAGATCGCCAGTTCCGACGGGGTAATTTCGATTCAGTTTACGATGCACTATATTAGTCACGAACTCACGATTCATCGACGTGCCGTGAAGTGAACTCATTGAGATTTCTTCTCGGCTCTATCTTTGCAGCTGGCGCCGGCACCGGCACAGTCTGCAATGAGCCCATGGTGCGTTGTTTGCAACAATGCCGCGGGGACGCTTTGGGACTGGCTGCCCATCTGCGAGGCTTGCTACCACAGGGCTCGCTACAACAGGGAGGTCTACAGGGCTCGCATGCAGATCGCCAATGCCAGTGCGGCTCAGGCTCAGGCTCGGGCTGAGGCTCAGGCTCTGAAGGATCGGGCTTATCAGGCTATGGCTCAGGCTGAGCCTCAGGCTCTGGCTCTGGCTCAgcaggctcaggctcaggctcaggAGCAGGCTCTGGTTCAGaaggctcaggctcaggctcaggctcacgGTATTGCCATTGATCAGCAGCGGCCATTGATCACGCTCTACCCCCGCCACGCCCCGCGACCAAGTGGATGCCGTTATTGCGGATATCGTTATTGCAGGCAGCCCATGTGCGAGACTTGCTGTAGATTGATGAAACTATAAACTTGAGTAGATCCATCGACGAAACTATAAACTTGCTGTAGATCGACGAAACTATATATATACTTGTAGGACTTGATTCCTTGCCACTTAGTAGATGAAACTTAATATATACTTGCCGTGGATCGATGGCATTCAGTTCAGTGTTCAGTCTGATTCCTTAATCTTTGGCTCTTTTCTGACGCTTTTGTTTTGCCTACCTTATTTTAACGGATTTTTGGCTCTTTGTGTTTGATTCATTTACTTTCAGTTCAACCAAATGAGTACTTAGAGTTTAGTTCCTACTGTTGAAGTGTCCAGTTTACGCTTTTATCTTTCTGGCCAATACTACATATAACAGATTTTATCAGTCCTTTTATATCTTCCTGACGCTTTTATCGTCGGTAAATGATTTGGCGTGTAGAATAGGCTGTGGATGCTTTGGTTTCCTGACGCTTTAGTTTTGCCTCAAGTGTTTGACTTTTGGTTCAACCAAATGAGTAATCAGAGTTTAGTTGCTACTGTTCTGGTGTAAGCTTATGAGTGATGATTATTGTAAATTCTAGtaatatgatatggccaatatATATAACAGATTCAGTGCTGCATATGCTTGTCGTTCATAAGTGATTCAGCATGGAGAATAATTAAGGCTGTGAATGCTTTGGTTTTGCCTCGGCTGGTTTAATTTCAGTTAAACCGAATGAGTGCTCGAAGAATTTAGTTTCAGTTGTCAGGAACTAGTTCTCTTTACTACATGTCTCTGAACACACCTGAAGAAATCAACGCCTTCTCTGAAGAATTCGACAGCAACCTGGGAGACGGGCGGCTAGGAGGCGCTCCAGCTATGAAACATCAACACCTCTATGCTTGTGCTTGTTTAGATACAGACTTATGCTTGTTTCCTTGTTCAATTTTGGTGTTGGACTGGTTCAGTTTCAGTTCAACCAAATGAGTGAGCTTCCTTGCTACTGATTATTCAGCTTAAGCTTACATTTTACAAGTGATCATCATTGCAAATTCTTATACTAGTTCTCTGAACTTCCCGTCTCTGAACATACCTGAAGAAATTCTTATACAAGTATCAAGGCGCGAACCGGTTCAGTTAACTGAAATTTTCTTCTTTTTCGGGGTAACAACGGCTACAGTTAACTGAAGTTTAACTGTTGTAAACTTCAGTTAACTCTGTTTCACTGCGTGTAATTTCAGTTCCTCCTATACGTATCCATCGCCATGAACTGTATCCAGTGACTTTGATCTGCTATATCTGCAATACATCTTCCGTCGACATCTGCACGTGATTAGGAACTGATGCCTCCCAGCTAACGTTACGTGTACGTCCTGGCGATTGGAATGGCGACTCGGATGGCGTCGAGCGGGCGACGGGAGTCGGCGCCGGCTGGGAGCTGGTGCGGAAAGGCCCGTGGGCGGCGCTTGCTTGCCCTGCCCTGTGCTCGCTCCCCGGGACGGAGGTGGCGGCAGCCGGAACCGGTTCTCGGCCCTTGCCGGCGTGGAGTGTGATTCAGAGGACTAGGCGGACTCGAACCCGTCCTCCCCGAGGGCGCACCCAGCTGGACAAGGATTTACGGTATGTAATTTCGTGGTGCGAGCCGCGGAGCTGGGAGGAACGGTGTTCGCTGGCCGCTGGAGTTTTGCGCCGGGAGGGTGTCAGCCACCTGAAGACTGAACCCAAGTGTCACCTAAATTCAGTTATCTGTAGCGTATCGGTTGGCCTATAGTTAACTGTCATCGGACGGCTCGGATGAAGGAAGAGGAGATCAACGGCTGAATCGAGACCACAAGGCGTTTAACTGACAAACGTCTATATGAGCCCCGGCTGCGTGCGAGAGAGGGCATCCAATGTATCTGCTTATCAAACCCTTGCTTTCCCCTTTCATAGCTCCAGTAGAAATTCCCCATTAATCGAAGGGTCTCCGCATCAGGAGTAGATTTGAATCCTAGTTTGTGTTCATGTGTTTGATCTTCGACAGGATCTGACACATTGGTATCAGATGTCATTGATCCTCGGCGGAGCAGCGACGGTGTTGAAAACGACAGCGTGAAGGTGGCGGTAGACAAATTCGGGCACATGCTAGTAGCTGGGTGGCGGTTGCCGGCGAGACTCTCTCGTGGAGGtaaaatctgaaggaaatatgccctagaggcaataataaagttgttatttatatttccttatatcatgataaatgtttattattcatgctagaattgtattaaccggaaacttagtacatgtgtgaatacatagacaaaacagagtgtctctagtatgcctctacttgactagctcgttgatcaaagatggttatgtttcctgaccatggacatgtgttgtcatttgataaacgggatcacatcattagagaatgatgtgatggaaaagacccatccgttagcttagcataatgatcgtttagttttattgatattgctttcttcatgactcccgaataccggaggaacaccttgtgtgctatcaaacgtcacaacgtaactgggtgattataaagatgctctacagatgtctccgaaggtgtttgttgggttggcatagatcaagattaggatttgtcactccgtgtatcggagaggtatctctgggccctctcggtaatgcacatcactataagccttgcaagcaatgtgactaatgagttagttgtgggatgatgcattacgaaacgagtaaagagacttgccggtaacgagattgaactaggtatgatgataccgacgatcgaatctcgggcaagtaacatatcgatgacaaagggaatgacgtatgttgttatgcggtttgaccgataaagatcttcgtagaatatgtaggagccaatatgagcatccaggttctgctattggttattgataggagatgtgtctcggtcatgtctgcatagttctcgaacccgtagggtccgcatgcttaacgttcgatgacgatttgttttatgagttatgtgttttggtgatagaagtttgttcggagtcccggatgtgatcacggacatgacgaggagtctcgaaatggtcgagaggtaaagattcatatattggaaggttacattcggacattggaatggttccgagtgattcgggtactttaccggagtaccgaggggttaccggaacccccgggggaaatattgggccttagtggagagagaggagggccgcaaggggtggctgccccccatggcagtccgaattggactagggggagggggcggcgccccccttttgttggggatcgtagcagaattttaaaatttcctacgcatcaccaagatccatctatggagtatactagcaacgaggggaaaggagtgcatctacatacccttgtagatcgcgagcggaagcgttctaatgaacggggttgatggagtcgtactcgccgtgatccaaatcaccgatgaccgagtgccgaacggacggcacctccgcgttcaacacacgtacggagcagcggcatctcctccttcttgatccagcaatggggaaggagaggttgatggagatccagcagcacgacggcgtggtggtggaagtagcgggatctcggcagggcttcgccaagcttccgcgagagggagaggtgttgtaggggaggagggaggcgccaaaggctgtggtattgctgccctccctcccccctttatataggccccctgggaggggggcgccggccaagaacccatctatgggggggggggggcggccaagtgggaaacttccccccaagtcaagtggggcgcccccccaccctagggtttccaaccctaggcgcaggggggaggcccatggggggcgccccagcccactaagggctggttcccttcccacttcagcccatggggccctccgggataggtggccccacccggtggacccccgggacccttccggtggtcccggtacaatacagataacccccgaaactttcccggtggccgaaactggacttcctatatataattcttcacctccagaccattccgaaactcctcgtgacgtccgggatctcatccgggactccgaacaactttcgggtttccgcatactcatatctctacaaccctagcgtcaccgaaccttaagtgtgtagaccctacgggtttgggagacatgcagacatgaccgagacgcctctccggtcaataaccaacagcgggatctggatacccatgttggctcccacatgttccatgatgatctcatcggatgaaccacgatgtcgaggattcaatcaatcccgtatacaattccctttgtcaatcggtatgttacttgcccgagattcgatcgtcggtatcccaataccttgttcaatctcgttaccggcaagtctctttactcgtaccgtaatgcatgatcccgtggctaactccttagtcacattgagctcattatgatgatgcattaccgagtgggcccagagatacctctccgtcatacggagtgacaaatcccagtctcgatccgtgccaacccaacagacactttcggagatacccgtagtgtacctttatagtcacccagttacgttgtgacgtttggcacacccaaagtactcctacggtatccgggagttgcacgatctcatggtctaaggagaagatacttgacattggaaaagctctagcaaacgaactacacgatctttgagctatgcttaggattgggtcttgtccatcacatcattctcctaatgctgtgatcccgttatcaatgacatccaatgtccatagtcgggaaaccatgactatctgttgatcaacgagctagtcaactagaggctcactagggacacgttgaggtctatgtattcacacatgtattacgatttccgaataacacaattatagcatgaacaatagacaattatcatgaacaaagaaatataataataaccatttattattgcctctagggcatatttccaacagtctcccacttactagagtcaataatctagttacattgtgatgaatcgaacacccatagcgttctggtgttgatcatgttttgctctagggagaggtttagtcaacggatctgctacattcaggtccgtatgtactttacaaatatctatgtctccattttgaacactttcacgaatggagttgaagcgacgcttgatatgcctggtcttcctgtgaaacctgggctccttcgcaagggcaatagctccagtgttgtcacagaagagagtcatcgggcccgacacattgggaatcacccctaggtcggtaatgaactccttcatccagactgcttcctgtgctgcctccgaggctgccatgtactccgcttcacatgtagatcccgccacgacgctttgcttgcaactgcaccagcttactgctcctccattcaaaatatacacgtatccggtttgtgacttcgagtcatccagatctgtgtcgaagctagcgtcgacgtaaccctttacgacgagctcttcgtcacctccataaacgagaaacatatccttagtcctcttcaggtactttaggatattcttgaccgctgtccagtgttccatgccgggattactttggtaccttcctaccaaacttacggcaaggtttacatcaggtctggtacgcagcatggcatacataatagaccctatggccgaggcataggggatgacactcatattttctctatcttctgccgtggtcaggcattgagccgtgctcaattgcacaccttgcaatacaggcaagaaccccttcttggactgatccatattgaacttcttcaatatcttgtcaaggtacgtactctgtgaaagaccaatgaggcgtcttgatctatctctataaatcttgatgcctaatatataagcagcttctccaaggtccttcattgaaaaacacttattcaaataggcctttatactttccaagaattctatatcatttcccatcaatagtatgtcatccacatataataagagaaatgctacagagctcccactcactttcttgtaaacacaggcttctccataagtctgtgtaaacccaaacgctttgatcatctcatcaaagcgaatgttccaactccgagatgcttgcaccagcccatagattgagcgctggagcttgcatactttgttagcattcttaggatcgacaaaaccttccggctgcatcatatacaattcttccttaagaaatccgttaaggaatgccgttttgatgtccatctgccatatctcataatcatagtatgcggcaattgctaacatgattcggacggacttcagcttcgctacgggtgagaaagtctcatcgtagtcaaccccttgaacttgtcgataacccttagcgacaagtcgagccttatagatggtcacattaccatccgcgtctgtcttcttcttaaagatccatttattttctatggctcgccgatcatcgggcaagtcagtcaaagtccatacttcgttttcatacatggatcctatctcggatttcatggcttctagccatttgtaggaatccgggcccaccatcgcttcttcatagttcgaaggttcaccgttgtctaacaacatgatttccaggacagggttgccgtaccactctggtgcggaacgtgtccttgtggacctacgaagttcagcagtaacttgatccgaagcttcatgatcatcatcattaacttcctccccagtcggtgtaggcaccacaggaacatcttcccgcgctgcgctactttccggtacggaaggggtgactatcacctcatcaagttccactttcctcccacttacttccttcgagagaaactctttctccagaaaggacccgttcttggcaacgaagatcttgccttcggatctgaggtagaaggtatacccaatagtttccttggggtatcctatgaagacgcatttttccgacttgggttcgagcttttcaggttgaagtttcttgacataagcatcgcatccccaaacttttagaaatgacagcttaggtttcttcccaaaccataattcatacggtgtcgtctcaacggatttcgacggagccctatttaaagtgaatgcggcagtctctaaagcatagccccaaaatgagagcggtaaatcggtaagagacatcatagatcgcaccatatccaatagagtgcgattacgacgttcggacacaccgtttcgctgaggtgttctaggcggcgtgagttgtgaaacgattccacatttccttaagtgcgcaccaaattcgtgacttaaatattctccaccacgatctgatcataagaattttatttttctgtcacgttgattctcaacctcactctgaaattccttgaacttttcaaaggtttcagacttgtgtttcattaggtagacatacccatatctacttaagtcatcagtgagagtgagaacataacgatatcctccgcgagcctcaacactcattggaccgcacacatcggtatatatgatttccagtaagttggttgctcgctccattgttccggagaacggagtcttggtcatcttacccatgaggcatggttcgcacgtgtcaaatgattcgtaatcaagagactccaaaagtccatctgcatggagcttcttcatgcgcttgacaccaatgtgaccaaggcggcagtgccacaagtatgtgggactatcgttatcaactttacatcttttggtattcacactatgaatatgtgtaacatcacgttcgagattcatcaagaataaaccattgaccaacagggcatgaccataaaacatatctctcatataaatagaacaaccattattctcggatttaaatgaggaGCCATCTCGAaataaacgagatccagatacaatgttcatgcttaaagctggcactaaataacaattattgaggtttaaaactaatcccgtaggtagatgcagag
This window of the Triticum aestivum cultivar Chinese Spring chromosome 5D, IWGSC CS RefSeq v2.1, whole genome shotgun sequence genome carries:
- the LOC123125886 gene encoding uncharacterized protein, whose amino-acid sequence is MADKGKGKADARYKPWQRRRQGAARTETEAVDDTAGTSSRTSGRTETAGDGGTQQELPPGVSYQFSGAPGGGGGSGLSNQARGSAPFGGQNQIANPQFGGGGGGSGAGYGGFSQFAHGHGGFSQMYSRPPAAMLQPTLGNNPAYTGEASTAAAHPTGPVRECTICKTPTAGLWTATTLQGTRVGTPLPLCDACHSKIFSWDRPLQHLHQYLATTVVGRGAGSIHSFLTAIGRAGGWDHGDFALAMRLLPQPPGDQAGGSAPFFGIDVPSGYVFFSGGQNQIASSDGLAPAPAQSAMSPWCVVCNNAAGTLWDWLPICEACYHRARYNREVYRARMQIANASAAQAQARAEAQALKDRAYQAMAQAEPQALALAQQAQAQAQEQALVQKAQAQAQAHGIAIDQQRPLITLYPRHAPRPSGCRYCGYRYCRQPMCETCCRLMKL